Proteins encoded within one genomic window of Eleutherodactylus coqui strain aEleCoq1 chromosome 1, aEleCoq1.hap1, whole genome shotgun sequence:
- the CCN2 gene encoding CCN family member 2, which translates to MASGKVTAALLIALLFWVCDAQNCSGECQCPQKVPECEAGVSLVQDGCGCCKVCAKQLGELCTEKDVCDPHKGLFCDFGSRMNRRIGVCTAKEGAPCVFGGMVYRSGESFQSSCKYQCTCLDGGVGCVPLCSMDIRLPSPDCPFPRRVKLPGKCCEEWVCDQPMEKTMVGPALPAFRMEETYGPDPSLIRANCLVQTTEWSACSKTCGMGISTRVTNDNEHCRLEKQSRLCMVRPCEADLEENIKKGKKCIRTPKISKPIKFELSGCTSVKTYRAKFCGVCTDGRCCTPHRTATLPVEFKCPDGEVMKKKMMFIKTCACHYNCPGDNDIFESMYYRKMYGDMA; encoded by the exons ATGGCTTCAGGAAAAGTGACAGCTGCACTCCTCATTGCTCTGCTCTTCTGG GTATGTGATGCCCAGAACTGTAGTGGGGAATGTCAGTGCCCACAGAAGGTACCTGAATGCGAAGCTGGTGTCAGTCTTGTGCAGGATGGatgtggctgctgtaaagtatGTGCCAAGCAGCTAGGAGAACTTTGCACTGAGAAAGACGTGTGTGACCCCCACAAAGGACTTTTCTGTGATTTTGGGTCAAGAATGAACAGAAGAATTGGAGTTTGCACTG ccaAAGAAGGTGCCCCATGTGTATTTGGAGGCATGGTCTATCGAAGTGGAGAGTCTTTCCAAAGCAGCTGCAAGTACCAGTGCACTTGTCTGGATGGAGGAGTAGGCTGTGTTCCACTGTGCAGCATGGACATCCGTCTCCCTAGCCCTGACTGTCCCTTCCCAAGAAGAGTAAAACTGCCAGGCAAATGCTGTGAAGAATgggtctgtgatcagcctatgGAGAAGACCATGGTTGGACCTGCTCTTCCTG CTTTCAGAATGGAGGAAACTTATGGTCCTGATCCATCTCTGATCCGAGCCAACTGCTTAGTGCAGACCACTGAGTGGAGTGCTTGCTCAAAGACCTGTGGAATGGGAATCTCTACTCGTGTTACCAATGATAATGAGCACTGCAGACTTGAGAAACAGAGCCGACTCTGCATGGTCAGACCTTGTGAGGCTGATCTGGAGGAAAACATTAAG AAAGGAAAGAAATGCATCCGCACTCCAAAGATTTCCAAACCAATCAAGTTTGAGCTTTCTGGCTGCACAAGTGTGAAAACGTACAGAGCCAAGTTTTGTGGGGTTTGCACAGATGGCCGTTGCTGCACTCCTCACAGAACAGCTACCCTCCCAGTAGAGTTCAAGTGTCCTGATGGTGAGGTTATGAAGAAGAAGATGATGTTCATTAAGACATGTGCATGCCATTACAACTGTCCAGGAGACAATGACATCTTTGAGTCCATGTACTACAGAAAAATGTACGGAGATATGGCGTAA